The Musa acuminata AAA Group cultivar baxijiao chromosome BXJ3-6, Cavendish_Baxijiao_AAA, whole genome shotgun sequence region GTAGATTCCTCATCCAAGGGAAAGGGAGTTATTAATTAGATTATCAGTAATATATGGGGTAGTTTAGAGCTGCTGGATCACTTTAGATTGCAGCTGCATCAATCACTTCATTACTCTCTAGGAAAAAAGGACGTACTCGTGTGGACTCCTGTCCTCCTtcctcttcatgctttaattctaACGCACAATTGCTCCGGATGGACACGTGAACTTGTCGGACTTGCCGTCCTCCCTCCTCTTCATATGTTGTTTTCTCCTTCTCATCGACTGTCTGCTGCTGCAATCTTGACATAACGAGCAGCAACGTGTTGTGTGCATAGAAAACTTGGCACTTAAATCTTCGCTATCGTACATTTGACaccgaaaaacaaaaaaaaatcgagATTATGTGCATAGTTTAGCACATACATTATGACTGTTCAAAATCTTATGTTGCCATCGGTACCTCTCCTTTCCGGTCTGCATGCAGAAAGCAATAGAAATAGGACAAGAGTACGCCGATGCTTGATTGAGAAAGCGAAAACAGTTCCACTCCCATGCGCATCAGATATGAGATCAGTCGTCTCGCCATTCGTAATTGCATCTCTCGTTGCAGCATCGGTAGAATGTTGTCATGGGTTCGTCAGCTGAACGAATCTGCATTTGCCTGAAGAATGCCTCTCCGTGGTGACACCTTGGGCAGGTTGCTGCAGGTAGGTACATCCATACAGATATAATATATCCTTACTAAGAGAAGCATTACGGAGTTTTACCTACTTGATCATGATAATCTAATGCGCGCATCAAATAATGGTGAAGGCTGCAACAAAAATACGAAGCAGTAAAAGAATCTAGTATTGAGTGGCATTAAATTTTCTCAAGATTACATTTGGAAAGGCCTTGTGATCTGATAactattataatttaattaataattttttgggTAGCTCCCAAATATCCAACTGATCAATTAATTTCTCATAATGTGCTCTAATTTTCTTTATCTCGAAATTTCTGCAAAAAAGTATAGGCGTCGGTGTGAGGAATTTGTGAGGCTATGAGTATTTTACTCAAATTTGTCATTTTCAAATTAGGACTACATTACGAATCGAGACCAAGGCGTAGGTATTAAGCTGAGCTAATAGATCATATAGAAACCAAAGTACTATATATGGGCTGTagccacataattgggtttgcacGTAATGAATGATACAACAAATTTAGAAGCGTGGCTTCACTAGTAACGAACGATTCACCAATTAACCTCGGGAACATGAACCGGGTTTACTACGTCGAGCCGTTTGTTTACTTGGAAACGGAGTGGATGATAACGAAAGCTTACGCATCATCTCATGATAACAAGGGGTGGGTTCAAGAAAACTTAGGGAACGGTTGGTTACTGGAAGAGTGTGCAAGAGAATGCAAGACTGATGAATAAAACCGAGACCAACACAAATCTTTTAGGTGACAGCGTCTTGATCCTGTCACTCCTTGTAAAGGAGTCGGGTGTGATGGCTTAGGAGACTTGCATCTCATGGAATTTTTGTTAGGCTTTTTGATCTCCCAATACTCAGGTTCGCAAATGTTTTTTAACCCCGGAAGCAAGAAGAGAGTATGGCAATTCACCAAGTAGCCAACTACTCACCTGCAGTTCTTGGAGCAAACTTCATGCTGTCGGCGCCGCTAAAGATATGCTCCAATTCTTTCTTCaccaaattatgcttgatgaccaTCTGAGGAGACAAAAGACCAACGCCAAGGGTGAACAGGGAGACAGGaaatagaagagaagggaaggagtgTAGTGAGGTGATCAGCCttgttggagatggtgcagacgtAGGGGCAGGTGGGgcagaagaggcggcacctccgcCCTTGGCTTGCCCGCTCGATCTGCAGCAGCATCCCGCACGTCGGGCAGAACTCCAtcacgctgctgctgctgctgccgccgccgcctccgccttcGCCTTCTTCCGTTCCTGGAGGGGATAAATACCACGTCGTTCAAAGAATCCAGCAAGCACAGTAGAAGGATTCGTctcggctcggctcggctcgTTTGTTGGTGCTATCTCAACCGACCCAATTTACCGGTGGCAAATCAAGCTCGGACTCATCCAAAGAAGGTGGTTTCTTGATCATTatcagaacaaaaaaaaaaaaggaaggcaaAGCAGCAATTACTCTTTTGGGTTGAATCTTTATTACAAAAAATTTCCAATTTCTTTATCAACACAAGTCAAATGTGTGGTTAAAATCACGTAATTTCCATTAATTCCAGCGCACTACCTATTAGCTTATGCACCATGTCATCATCATCCAATCATCTTGCCTAACAGTCTGTATATGTATAATCTTCTGTAATGACCGAATCATTAGAGCCTTCTTCCAACATCTCATATTGTGCGTCAACGTCTTCATACTCAATACGACATCAGCACCACAAG contains the following coding sequences:
- the LOC135640977 gene encoding uncharacterized protein LOC135640977, with product MEFCPTCGMLLQIERASQGRRCRLFCPTCPYVCTISNKMVIKHNLVKKELEHIFSGADSMKFAPRTAATCPRCHHGEAFFRQMQIRSADEPMTTFYRCCNERCNYEWRDD